A region from the Flavobacteriales bacterium genome encodes:
- a CDS encoding HTTM domain-containing protein encodes MSNTIALFRWSAMAWLAAYAFSILLLGDGAWISAPVQLSPRGGVLQAIGELVFALPVPVCTGLVVCMLLLVACLAWKPRWHLGLVVWLLFRVVSHRMWLASNGGVQLMENMLLWLPLMHVRPGGAISTTAFRLARFQLLLAYAAAAAHKFTGSAWLDGTAVVLVATDAQFHLGWLLRMPWLCTVLTYAALAWMTTFPFALWWRGTRRPWLLIGVLFHIGTAVFMGIPQMGLAFIACYALWMQDDEAERIISWLRQRVRRSPMAA; translated from the coding sequence ATGAGCAACACCATTGCGCTGTTCCGCTGGTCGGCGATGGCATGGCTTGCGGCCTATGCGTTCAGCATCCTGTTGCTCGGCGATGGTGCGTGGATCAGCGCGCCAGTGCAGTTATCGCCACGCGGTGGTGTCCTGCAAGCGATCGGCGAGCTGGTGTTCGCGCTGCCGGTGCCGGTGTGCACGGGCCTTGTCGTTTGCATGCTGTTGTTGGTAGCGTGCTTGGCGTGGAAACCGCGCTGGCACCTGGGCCTCGTTGTCTGGCTGTTGTTCCGCGTGGTATCGCACCGCATGTGGCTGGCCAGCAACGGTGGTGTTCAGCTCATGGAGAACATGCTTTTGTGGCTCCCGCTCATGCACGTTCGCCCTGGTGGCGCGATCAGCACCACGGCATTCCGGTTGGCCCGCTTCCAATTGCTGCTGGCTTACGCGGCCGCGGCGGCGCACAAGTTCACCGGCTCGGCGTGGCTCGATGGCACAGCGGTCGTGCTCGTCGCAACCGATGCGCAGTTCCACTTGGGTTGGTTGCTGCGCATGCCTTGGCTTTGCACGGTGCTCACGTACGCGGCCCTGGCGTGGATGACCACCTTCCCGTTCGCGCTATGGTGGCGGGGCACAAGGCGCCCGTGGTTGCTGATCGGGGTGCTGTTCCACATCGGAACGGCCGTATTCATGGGTATCCCGCAGATGGGACTGGCGTTCATTGCGTGCTACGCGCTCTGGATGCAGGACGACGAGGCCGAGCGGATCATTTCTTGGTTGCGTCAACGTGTGCGCCGCTCCCCAATGGCCGCGTGA
- a CDS encoding YdcF family protein produces MSWTAVPWALLLALLFNGCVITNPAKYYAAAEAKKPYDAVIVPGVPFNGVAWDSTMKLRVHWAVHLYEQGIARNLIFSGGAVYTPYLEANIMSLYAQQLGVPPEHCHLDPIAEHSTENLFYGWRKGRALGFTRMAVATDIFQSKMTKAFGKKMERRLGAVIDIIPVVWDTRKGPLNLSDPVIDPSSARMMGAFVSILDREKFWKRFRGTLGKNVDWEAPVVTP; encoded by the coding sequence ATGAGCTGGACCGCGGTACCGTGGGCGTTGCTGCTTGCGCTGTTGTTCAACGGCTGCGTGATCACCAACCCGGCCAAGTACTACGCCGCGGCGGAAGCGAAGAAGCCGTACGATGCCGTGATCGTGCCGGGCGTGCCGTTCAACGGCGTTGCTTGGGACAGCACCATGAAGCTGCGTGTGCACTGGGCCGTGCACCTGTACGAGCAGGGCATTGCACGCAATCTCATCTTCAGTGGTGGTGCCGTTTACACGCCTTACTTGGAGGCCAACATCATGAGCCTCTACGCGCAACAGCTCGGTGTGCCGCCCGAGCATTGCCACTTGGACCCGATCGCGGAGCACAGCACCGAGAACCTGTTCTACGGCTGGCGCAAAGGACGCGCACTGGGTTTCACGCGCATGGCCGTGGCCACCGACATCTTCCAGAGCAAGATGACCAAGGCGTTCGGCAAGAAGATGGAACGGCGCCTGGGTGCGGTCATCGACATCATCCCGGTGGTCTGGGACACGCGCAAGGGCCCGCTCAACTTGTCCGATCCCGTCATCGACCCGTCGTCGGCGCGGATGATGGGCGCGTTCGTGTCCATCCTTGATCGCGAGAAATTCTGGAAGCGCTTCCGCGGCACGTTGGGCAAGAACGTGGATTGGGAG